The following proteins are encoded in a genomic region of Notolabrus celidotus isolate fNotCel1 chromosome 19, fNotCel1.pri, whole genome shotgun sequence:
- the zer1 gene encoding protein zer-1 homolog, which produces MAAKAGDNPDSLMTLATVFCLRNLRKTMCNQGFRNKLCLRSDIFLPSEICDKLVNTYMELVHTDSNFEPEESFFQMFSDPRSTRLTRVQLREDFVHDRDLEAIRKQDLIELHLTYCNSLSSRSLKTLTSFKETLVSLCLFGCTHIFYRKGGAPLACNEDTEDEEEESPASRQALETDFNFQGFNRLRLLNLGGLPDEVDAETLLKPLKSLTSLDLSNVQLLGTTFLTQWKDRLASLVLYNVDLSEELINTVVEINNLRHLDISRESRRSSKFKMTRKILTAIVQRLVNLVSLDISGHIMLDNCTVPHFEEAMGRPSTEPCKSSIYPFQELKRPLQFLGLYDTTLCNVTHIPAYKVTGSKNEDQVLNAIEAYTEFRPELAHRAINQLFDIARIQHCSQLLRALQLVIAALKCHKYDKSIQVTGSAALFYLTNTEYRSDQSVRLRREVIQVVLNGMEQYQEVTVQRNCCLTLCNFSIPEELEFQYSRVNQLLLKILEPARQDESIQRIAVHLCNALVCQVDNHHKEAVGKMGFVKTMLNLIQKKLLDRMCDQVMEFSWSALWNITDETPDNCQMFLNCRGMSLFLECLQEFPDKQELHRNMLGLLGNVAEVKALRPQLLTPQFITVFSNLLDSKADGIEVSYNACGVLSHIMFDGPEVWSMEEPKRDAVMDKMWDAIQSWDVSSRRNINYRSFEPILRLLPQGISPVSQHWATWALFNLVSVYPGKYCPLLIKEGGICLLEKVLELDSSHAETKDMASKVMEQCENFKEDPMETNPGQEVNYGQRG; this is translated from the exons ATGGCAGCCAAAGCAGGAGACAACCCCGACAGCCTCATGACTCTGGCCACAGTGTTCTGCCTGAGGAACCTCAGAAAGACGATGTGCAaccagggcttcaggaacaaaCTGTGCCTGCGCTCGGACATCTTCCTCCCCAGCGAGATCTGCGACAAGCTCGTCAACAC ATATATGGAGCTGGTGCACACAGACAGTAACTTTGAACCAGAGGAGAGTTTCTTCCAGATGTTCTCAGACCCTCGCAGCACCAGGCTGACTCGGGTTCAGCTGAGAGAGGACTTTGTTCACGACAGAGATCTGGAGGCCATCAGGAAACAG GACCTGATTGAGCTCCACCTCACCTACTGCAACAGCCTGTCGTCCCGCAGTTTAAAAACTCTGACCAGCTTCAAGGAGACGTTGGTGTCTCTTTGCCTCTTCGGCTGCACTCACATCTTCTACAGGAAGGGTGGCGCCCCCCTCGCCTGCAACGAGGACACagaggacgaggaagaggagagccCGGCCTCCAGACAAGCTTTAGAGACAGACTTTAACTTTCAGGGGTTCAACCGCCTCAGGTTACTCAACTTAGGGGGTCTGCCAGACGAGGTGGATGCAGAGACGCTCCTCAAACCCCTGAAGTCCCTCACCTCCTTAGATCTTTCTAATGTTCAGCTGCTGGGAACGACTTTTCTCACTCAGTGGAAAGACAGGCTGGCATCTCTTGTTCTCTACAACGTGGACCTGTCAGAGGAGCTGATCAACACGGTGGTGGAGATCAATAATCTCAG gcaCCTCGACATCTCGCGGGAAAGCAGGCGGAGCTCAAAGTTCAAGATGACCAGAAAAATCCTAACGGCCATCGTCCAGCGGCTGGTCAATCTTGTGTCTCTGGACATCTCAGGTCACATCATGCTGGACAACTGCACAGTCCCACACTTTGAGGAAGCTATGGGTCGGCCCAG cacCGAGCCGTGTAAGAGCAGCATCTATCCTTTCCAGGAGCTGAAGAGGCCGCTGCAGTTTCTTGGATTATACGACACAACCCTCTGTAATGTGACACACATACCTGCTTATAAG GTGACTGGATCTAAAAACGAGGACCAGGTTCTGAACGCTATCGAGGCGTACACAGAGTTTCGTCCCGAGCTGGCCCACAGAGCCATCAATCAGCTGTTCGACATTGCCAGGATACAGCACTGCAGCCAGCTTCTCCGCGCTCTGCAG CTGGTCATAGCGGCTCTGAAGTGTCATAAATACGATAAGAGCATCCAGGTGACAGGCAGCGCGGCTCTGTTCTACCTGACCAACACGGAGTACCGCAGTGATCAGAGCGTGAGGCTGCGCAGAGAGGTCATACAGGTGGTGCTGAACGGGATGGAGCAGTACCAAGAGGTCACT GTCCAGAGAAACTGCTGCCTGACTCTGTGTAACTTCAGCATACCGGAGGAGCTGGAGTTCCAGTACAGTCGGGTCAACCAGCTGCTACTGAAGATCCTGGAGCCGGCTCGGCAGGACGAGTCCATCCAGAGGATCGCCGTGCACCTCTGCAACGCTCTGGTCTGTCAGGTGGACAACCATCACAAGGAGGCTGTGGGCAAGATGGGATTTGTCAAG ACGATGTTGAATTTAATTCAGAAGAAGCTGCTGGACAGAATG TGTGATCAGGTGATGGAGTTTTCTTGGAGCGCTCTGTGGAACATCACCGACGAGACGCCAGATAACTGTCAGATGTTCCTCAACTGTCGGGGCATGAGCCTCTTCCTGGAGTGTTTACAG GAGTTTCCAGACAAGCAGGAGCTCCATCGTAACATGCTGGGGCTGCTGGGAAATGTTGCTGAGGTGAAAGCTCTAAGGCCACAGCTTCTCACGCCGCAGTTCATCACCGTGTTCAG TAACCTGCTGGACAGTAAAGCTGATGGGATTGAGGTGTCGTACAACGCCTGTGGTGTGCTCTCACACATCATGTTCGACGGGCCTGAGGTCTGGTCGATGGAGGAGCCGAAAAGAGACGCAGTGATGGACAAGATGTGGGACGCCATCCAGAGCTGGGACGTAAGCTCACGACGCAACATCAACTACAG GTCATTCGAGCCGATCCTGCGGCTGCTGCCTCAGGGCatctcacctgtcagtcagcaCTGGGCCACATGGGCGCTCTTCAACCTGGTGTCAGTTTACC CGGGCAAGTATTGTCCCCTGCTGATTAAAGAAGGAGGAATCTGTCTTCTGGAGAAAGTTCTGGAGCTGGACAGCTCACATGCGGAGACCAAGGACATGGCCAG CAAAGTGATGGAGCAGTGTGAAAACTTCAAAGAGGACCCGATGGAGACGAATCCTGGACAGGAGGTAAACTACGGACAAAGAGGCTGA